Genomic DNA from Panthera leo isolate Ple1 chromosome E3, P.leo_Ple1_pat1.1, whole genome shotgun sequence:
CCTAGGGGCAGGACTCTGCATCAGCCACCAGAGACGGCGTTCCACTTTGTGTGTGGACCTGTACAAAACAACATCCAAGAATGTGCACGTGGTTTTGGGAAAATGGGTCCAAACGGGACTTTAAAAATGGGAGTGCTGCTATgattaaaagactgaaaaaatgaCCAAAGCTCAGGGAGGGAGGCTCTGCTTCCAGCTGCAGCCTAGGCAGCAGCGTGCCCTTCCCTCAGTGGCTTATCCGGATGCATGGCTTTCCACACTCTGCCCAGGTGACCACATCTTCTCCAGCCGTGACTCAAAACTAGACTCTATATACCAGCTGCCTATGGAGTGGCCCCATTTGGACATCTCAAACTTAACCATGTCCAGAACTGAACCATTCATCCACCCCAGAGCTGCTTCCGTTCTGAGGCCACAACCACGGACCCATCCTGGactcttctcattctttcttcctatCCAAGCATCTAAGACATCCAGATTCCTAAGAAGGGTGACAGGATGGAGGGAATGTTGTGAGACAGATCAACAAAGTACAACGTCTGGATGTTGTTTGGACCTTAATTCAAACACATGCATTGTCAGCAGGTGTTTTTGAGGCAATGAGTGAAAACTGAACTGAGTATGGTTGCTAATAAGGAGGAATGGTTGGTTTTGTTGTGTGGGATATTAGCATTGTggatccttttttaaaagtctttaacaTGTTAGAGATACATAGATATTTATGAATGTGACACTTGATGGTTTGAGAtcactttaaaatacttcagtctCCCACCCCCAGAAGTGGGGAGaaccagataaaataaaaatagctgaaTACTAGAAATGTTTGAAGCTGTGTGATAGGTCTAGGGGGTCCAGTATGCTgttttgtgtacattttaaattatccATATGTTAAGTCAGATCACAGTCTGCTCAGGACCCTCCATTGGTTCACTTCCCCATCAGAGCAAAACCAAagtcctgaggcacctgggtggttcagtcggttaagcatccgactttagctcaggtcatgatcttgcagttcgtgggttccagacccacatcgggctctgtgctgacagctcagagcctggagcctgctttggattctgtgtctccttctctctctctctctctctctctctctctctctctctgctcctcccccacttgcactctgcctcagtctctcaaaaataaacaaagtcctTGTGTGGCCTTCCAGGTCAAACACTGTCTCACTGCAGCCCCCTCCTTAGTTCcatcccctgtctctctcccttatcCCCTGCCCACAACTGCTGTTCCCGGATCCCTAAGtagtcctgcctcagggcctttgcattgcTGTTTGCCTTATAAGCAtgtttgcccctccccttttttatttaaaactattttttgatgtttgcgagagagagtgagtgagcatgagcgggggaggagcagagagggagacagaggatccaaagcaggctccacactatgagcacagagcctgacatggggcttgaacccatgaaccatgagatcaaaacctgagctgaaatcaagagttggctgcttaaccaactgagccacccaatgccccactcccttcccccttttAAATTGGGATCTAATTGATATAAAACACGCATGTCTTATATCATGCACATGATTTTAaatcatgcacatgcacatgatttgatatgtgtatatgaAATGATTAACACAATGTGACATCCAGGCCTTACAAACGCACCATACAGTATTATAAACTATAGTCCCTATGCTATGCCTTACATCTCCGGGACCTGTCTtctaactggaagcttgtacctgtGATCCCCTTCACCAGTTTTGCCCAGTCCCCAGCCCACCCCTTGTTTAAGGTCTGTGATCAGATGTCCCTCTTGTGCCTTCTTTGATCACATGTATAAAGTGGCagtcccccctctccccacttgccaTCCCCTCTGTGTTCTCTCTGGCCTCTACCACTTAACCAGGTGCTGATCTGCTTCCCTCCTCGGAACGGGGCTCCAGACCTGCTCTGTCTGCCCCACTGCCTTGTCTTTGGCACCCGATCAGGGCCTCAGCTGCAGCAGGCACACAGTGCGCACTGCTCAGGCCTCAACACCTGCCTTTTGCTTGGATCACAGAATCCTGTTCGTGGAGCTGAGTTCTACATCCTAAGTCATAGAATGTCCCCAAAGTTGGAGAAATGGAGGCACATTTTTCTtgacccctcctcccctttctccattCTCTAAAAACTGAGTCAAGGTGATAAAGATCAACTTGGAGCTGCTAAGAGACAGAATTGCCACTTCAATCATGTTTAAATCATGTGgctcattttttatcttttttaaaataacagctcTATTGAGACAAGTCATATTCTGTAAAACTTGCCCTTTTGAAGTGTTAAGGGTGTTCAGTATATTCAGAGTCAAGCAACCATTACCCCTCCAAAAGAAACCCTGCACCCTTCAGTagtgcctcccccgccccccagtctgaggcaaccactaacctactttgTGTCGCTGCAGATAGTCATCCAGTAGGTGGGCTTTGGGGAGGAGGTTTTTTTCACTTGGCttcatgttttcagggttcatccgtgttgtagtaAGTCCATACTTGATTTCTTTTTACGGCCGAATGATATTCTGTCCTGTGGGTGGGTTATGTTtggtgtatccattcatcagttggttgaggctgggttgtttctacttttggctattgtgaataatgccgccTAAACATTCATAGAGGAGTTTCGTGTGcatgtgttttcagttcttttgggaaTATACCTAGCAAGAGAACTGCTAGGGCACTTGGTAACTGTTTAACTCCTGGAGGAAGTGCCAGACTTTTCCAGAGAGGCTAGGCTGCACCATgttacatttctaccagcagcATATgatccaatttttccacatcaaCACCTGTTACTGTCACTTTGATGACAGCAAACCTAGAGGGTATGAAGTAGGATTTATTCTTTATCcctagttatttaaaaaacaaaacaaaacaaaacattgtgaCCTGTGATTGAACGCTGCCtgccacaacaaaacaaacacacccCTTTTTCTCCCCAGCTGAAACAGAACCTcatgagggaaagaggaaagtggAGTCTCTGTGGCCCATCTTCAGGATCCACCACCAGAAAACCCGCTATATTTTTGACCTCTTTTATAAGCGGAAAGCCATAAGCAGAGGTAATTAGCTAAATTCTCTTGGCCTGGACAACTTGAGTggctttcacatttatttaatggTTCTTATTCTTACAGCCTTAGCAAATGTCATTTGTCTTATCACTAAAAAAGGCGGGGAGGGACCACTGTTGGCGAAATAGTCTTTTTAAGGAAGAGTGGTGATGGGTTGGGGCAGCTGTGTTATACCATGGTCTGatgccctttccccattttttgGACAGAACTATATGAATATTGTATTAAAGAAGGCTACGCAGACAAAAACCTGATCGCAAAGTGGAAAAAGCAGGGGTATGAGAATTTATGCTGCCTGCGGTGCATTCAGACACGGGACACCAATTTTGGGACGAATTGCATTTGCCGGGTCCCCAAAAGCAAGCTGGAAGTGGTAAGTGAGGTCTCCGCCCCTGTAACATCTGATGATCAAGTTGGAGGTTCCTTTTTCAGTTCAGAAGTGTGTCCTGGGTGACGCCAGGGGATTTTACACTGTTTTGTTGGGCTGGAAAGTAGTCCTTATTGCTGGATGGCCTGCTGGCCATTCCCAAGAGAGGGAATCGCTCTCTCGGGGAACCCACACCCGGCAGTTTGGCAGCAATGGCGTGTTAGGTCTGGGGGGGTCAGTCTCAACTCcacccttgggcaagttactgaagtCCTTCCTCATGTATGACCTGGGGGTGGGAAGGCTGAGTCAGGGAAGCACAGGCCAGTAAGCAGACATTCCTGTCCTTCCCCTCTGGGGCTCACTCTTCAGGTACCCTTTTTTCCAGGCCTCCTTTTCCTCAGAATTACACTGTATTTCTTCTGTCAGAACCTTGTTCTCTGGGGAGCTCCGGAATGATGCTGGGTGTGCAGTAGCTGAGCTTACAGCATCAGCCTCTCTGAACTGGAGCTAGAGAAGGAGGCAGACAGTTACTGTGATGTTAGCCTTAGTGGCCTTTGAGTGCAGCACCCTTGGCTGCTCGTTGTGGGCCGAGCCGGGTGGTCAGACTGGACTGCCTGCCTCCCAGTTGGCCACCTGTCACACAGGCGCCTCATCACAGGGTCCCTCTATGCTGCACACTAGTTACAGTTTACAGAGCTTTGACTCCAGGCACGGGGCTTTAGCTCAGCAGGTAGCTCTGTCTCCCTGAATCATGTGGAAGGCCAAAGGGCAGGGGGCATCGAAGAGGGCTGCCTCCCCAAGGGAAGAATCTGGGTGTGAATTTTctggtaggggcagggagaggtggt
This window encodes:
- the BUD31 gene encoding protein BUD31 homolog, with amino-acid sequence MPKVKRSRKAPPDGWELIEPTLDELDQKMREAETEPHEGKRKVESLWPIFRIHHQKTRYIFDLFYKRKAISRELYEYCIKEGYADKNLIAKWKKQGYENLCCLRCIQTRDTNFGTNCICRVPKSKLEVGRIIECTHCGCRGCSG